AGTTCTGCCTTGGAAACTACTTAGACAGTCATTTGGAATGGACCCATGGGAGTTTTggaatttgaaaaatttgcaGTGGGAACTGAGGTAATGTGTCACTAAAGGCATTTTTGCAGTTGCATGATAAGGAAAATGATCTTAAACTCTCTTCTTCAGGCAATTGCAAAGAAGCTGGCAGAGCTAAGTGGCAAGGGTGTCACAACTATAATTGGAGGTGGAGACTCTGTTGCAGCTGTTGAGAAGGTTGGAGTTGACGATGTTATGAGCCATATTTCAACCGGAGGTGGTGCAAGTTTGGAATTATTGGAAGGAAAGGAACTTCCAGGAGTATCAGCATTGGATGAAGCTTAGAGCCTGCGGTGCCATATACAGTATTATCCAAAATTTCATTGTACTGTCTCCATATGTAGCTCCGTGCCATTGTCAGGCTGTAGTAAATACTTAGTCTTTTGCTTCTGTTTTTtcatataagccaaaatttgaatattccTCCTTAACTtcttttaaagttaattttaggatattttttaacatagttTCGTTTTCAGTCTTGCTTTTAGATATTGCTaagtatatgtataaaaattgtattcataaattatgtttcgtttgtaaatatattatttggttttttctccGAAAGAGCCGAACAATAACCATCTTGCATCTTCTGTACATTTTGTTTAACGGCTTAGAAATTGAGGAACaatctgccaaaactttgattTATACTCAGGCTTTCTCGGCACAAACATTTGGAGACAACAAAACTTTTGTTTAATGACTCATATCATTCTTGCTATGACAACttgtttttctcatttttctgAGTGGGCAAGGATCTGCCTTTCTGTTCCacgtcagaaaaaaaatactggtATTTGAAACTAAGCAAAGTTTCGCTTCTCAAGAATTTTGGCATCATGTGCCAAACTAACACAAATTCGTTGATAGGTTATTGTCGAAGGAGATTAAGCTGGCACCAAATTACTCCAAAGAAGCATCCGCATTCAAACTCTGCCCTTTTAAGGCTTTGACGTGCTCGCATGCAACTCCAAGAATGCCAGTAGGTGTAACTAAGCACGTTTCAGTGTTTCACTTCTCTAGAGTTTGGAGTGTATCAGTGTGTGTCAAGGTAACGTAACTTCATTAATAGGTTATTGGCAAAGGAAATTAAGCATTTGCTTTGCAACTTCTGCCCATTGAGGTTTTGACATGCTCGTATGCTACTCCAAGAGTGCCAATAAGTGTAAGTATGACACTATTAAATGCATCACTGTATCTCATAGCCTTTGGCAGCTGCTATAGCTGCAGACCTGCAGTCCTTAAGAAAAGGACTAGAAGCACGTTCCTGCTACAAACGATGACAGCGGCTTCGCGAGTGTCCAGCTCACGACGAAATTCATTTTATCAGTCTCCAGTTCCAGCTCCTGTCGGTCTTAACTCTCAACTCATGAGGCAATTCATTGACCCAGTCTGGTGTTGGGAGACAGGGTATTATATTGACTCGGAGATAGTTTGGTATAGTTGACAAGTTAAAATCATCTGATGCTACCGCAAGAAGATGGGCAATTAGCAACAACTGTCGTTATCCAAGCTGCGCCTGTCACTCCGGAGCAGCCGCTTGAACAGGAGCAGCTCACCATATTTCTTCAGGTCGTCACCACATTCACACATCCTGTCATCCGCACACAACACATTACAGATGGATCTGACAACACTGAAGAAACGAATGACAACAATAATGAGAATAATCAACAGCAGCAGTTCAACAAGACATCGACAAATCATCCACGAAAAAAGATAAAGCCTAAGGCCCTGTGTAGTCcccaaaaagttttttcaaaaacatcacatcgaatctttggacacataaattgagcattaaacattgatgaaaaaagataaagcctaaggccctgtttagtctCCAAAaagttttcctaaaaacatcacatcgaatctttagacatataaattaaacattaaacatagatggaCATCATGGGGACGGCATGATGTGTCATAACCTTCTACTTTTCAGTcagccaaaatatttttgtgggAAGTAGCCAAGGCAGGCAAAGCAAGGTATAATGCAAGCTGACTTGACATCAACAATCTGTAATGTAGGTTGTAGCCAGCAAGCATGTGAGTTGTGACCAACTGAAACCCACCACGCCATATATACATTTCATCAGAAGTCAGgtgttattgttttttttttcaatgaaagTCAGGTGTTATTGTTAAAGCTAATGCTCTTAGCTCTTGATTTTTCTCACAGATTCACTATCTATTAATTTTTGCAGTTCTGCTGTCTTATTTGTACAATTAAGGATAGTAGCACCCATGAGGTTCCCCCATTACCATCATGcttttgatcaaaatataGTAACCAAGATTTTAAACCAGAGATACTTGATGAAAGGAAATATAGAAGCCACCGTATAACCAATAAATTCagtgattttaaaaaatgacagCTAGTCTGAAGAATAAAAGAGCCATGATAGTAAGTTATTACCTCTGTTGAATTTTTGCAAACTTAATAGTCAAAACAAACTGATGCATCCTGTCATTATTTGCAATCCAATAAAGTAATCAATAGAGATGCCGCATGGTACATTTTTGTATGGCAATGACTAGACATACTGGTTGTCAATTTCAACAAATTTCTGCTTCCTAATTAGGTGATGAAAATCAGGATGAGGTATTGAGGTCCTAACAATCACAACAGTGAGTGATCTTATTCAAGTTCAACTTAAGGTACAGCTATATACTCTCCATCTCTCCCCACTAGCATTATGATATCTACAACCCTGCTTAAACCTTCTGCAGCTTCCAAGTAGTGTACTCTGTAAAACAGTTTTTTATAACAACTGTGGGTTATTTCCCTAAACAAGTTCAAGAATCTTTACAAGTGCCATTATACCCAGTAGAATGGTTGCACTGGCAAACAAGAACTGCTTTATACATTGGCGTAAAGAGGAATGGGGCAAGAATCACAAATAGATATACTGCTGAATGTTAATCTCCACCCTGGCACTCTTCGAGACTTCTATCATAAATCAGTCATCAATAACAGGAAAGTAAGATAAACAAGAACAcaattttgcaaaagaaagagAACTTTCTTAATATATCTCTGTTCCATTGCATAGATCATTCCATGTTATTACTACTTACATATTACAAAGCACCACAGTAAACTAAAAACAAGAGCCTGAAGCAAATGCTACCCTCTTTTTAGAGCAAGATCTTAACCATAACTAGTATGGAACAAACAGGAGAGCAGCTCTTACCCTCCCCCCTTATGCATCAAGGTTCTCCATCTGAATATTGCTCTTGAGAGGCACATATTCTCCAAGGTACCCTCCGAGATGCTCGTACAACGCGCTCCTATCAATCTGCTGGTTGTGGAAGGCCTTGCAAGCATAGTAGAACACGCTCTGCACGAGTAGCCCCAGCAAATTGACACAGACAAGAACGGAGACCAGCACGGCGCCGATTAGCACCCGACCGGGCAAGCTCAGGCCAAGGCTCCCCTCCTCGCCGTGCCGCTTGACTACGGCCGCGCGGAACAGCACGGCGGTAACGCCGCAGGCGGCAAAGTAGGAGACaacgagcgcggcggccgtgCGGGTGCGCCCTTGAAGCAGCTGCTTGCTTTTCTTCATTGCGGCGAGACCGCAGAGCGGCTCCAGCACGGAGATGACGCTGGCGAGGTGCCATAGCGCGGAGATGTACACATGGATCGCCAGGAAGACGAATACGACGACGACAAGGATGAGGACGAAGGGGAGCGAgggcggggaggagggggacaAAGACGGGGTGAAGACTATGAGGAGCAGGAGGACGGTGAGGGCGAAGACGAGGTGGTAGGCGAGCATGAGGAGGAAGACCCAGAGGAAGGTGCGGAGGAGGCGCGGGAGGAtgggcggcagcgcggcgagcgaGGACGCGATGGACGCCGGCTTGGCGGCGTAGAGCGACGCGACGGTGAagaccgcggcggcggtggagaggagggagaaggtGAAGAGGAAGATGAGGTAGAGGAACTGGTAGGCGAAGAGCTTGAGCCACTGGGCGGAGTCGGAGGAgtagtcgccgtcgccgtcctggaggcggaggaggatcgGGTGGGTGAAGAGCGAGTGTGCAAGCACGGCGAAGGAGAGCGGGAAGACGAGGCAGGCGGTCAGCAGCGCGAAGgtccgcggcgccgcgcgcgggaTCGCGGCGGAGACGCGGGCGAGCTCGGCCGCGCCCAGCGCCGCGAGGTCGTGCGTCGCCAACTCCAtcgacgccctcgccctcctcgGGTTTTTTTCGCGGAACCACGGCGGATTTCGCGATCTTTCTTCGGTGGCTgggtggggggaggggaggcagaGGCACGCACGGTCGGTGTGGGTGGGCAACTGGGGAGAGGTGGCCGCGTGGGCGGAAGGGGGGGGGGAATCCACCGTGAGATGGCCCGTGCCGCTCCGCGTGTCGAGCGTGCTTTGTATTGACCGCCGCCGGTGCTTCGCCACGAAGAAACTGGAAATAGAAACttcatggattttttttctagatatCTAAACGAATGTTGAAATTCAGAAGAGAAATAAATAGCTGGAGCTCTCGTGATAATCTGAAATtctccccaaaaaaaaaacactctaTTTACACCGTACACTGTTAAATTTGCTAAGGCTAAGCTATCTGGCAGATGACACAGGTGATGAAACACCGAGACGGTGTTCTCGTAGCCAAGTGATCACAAAAGCCTCATGGCTTAATGTGCATTGGTTCCTTGCTATATTGCAAAAACATGTCTTCGCATGTAGTAAACGGATCCCGATCACTTGCGTGTGCTCACAGCAGCCACCGATATGTATTCGTTCAGCAAGCCGGTGTAGCGTGCCTCCGCTTGCTGAATTTCAAGGCGCAGCTGATGTTCCTGTTCGGTACAGCAGATAAGTTTGTCAGGTTCAGCATAGCCGCATGGTGTGGTTTAGCCAAGCTGCACTGGTATGTATAAATGAGTGATGATATTGAACCATTCACTGATTCACAATGTCAAGCAATTACCTTGAGCAAAAGATCCCTCTCTGTCGACTCCAATTCCAagcatctgaaaaaaaaaaatgaatcaaaAGAAGAGGAAATGGCGAGACTTTTAGGCCAGAATAATTATGGCAAAAGTAAAGAAATGGATGTTTATTGGGACTTACTGCTGACGGAGCATATTCTGCTCTAGTTTCAAGTAAGAAAATTCATTTAACTCTCGTTCTCCCATATACTGGCAAATCTGTAGTACTCAAAGTCATTAGATTACAATGCGGTATATAGACTATGATGtctgattaaaaatatatatatgaaatcctAATAACAAAGTATTCTTGTTGCATGTACATTTGAATGCCTGGTTAATTGCTAACGTGTCCCTGCAGGGCACAAGCATCATATGACTCAtacttctgtttatatttataagttaaaatttgaatttttaactttaaatttagagttaattttgggattttagattgctaaaaacacatatataaaaattttatttacaaattatttttattttacaaatgtcTTGTTTTTTCCCTTAAACAGGCAAAAGATCGCCCCCATAATATGGACTAACCTCATTACTTGAGTCCACGGAGTTGTTGCCAGCCAAATCAGATGTGCTCTGCCGTTTGAAGGGGCCATCCATCTGAAGAGGAGTTtccatctttctttttcttgtatcGGCCAAATCAGTGCAAGCTGCCACAGTTGGTGACCTTGTCTGGTAGCCTTGGATGATTTGCATATCTAGCTCGGAGCAAACTGTTGGTGCTCGTGTAGCGGCAATGTTTGTTCCAGCAGGTGCAGAGGCAGGAGGAGCAAAAGCAATTGGAATTGCATTCGAGGGTTTGTCACATGAGTTGGGCCTGGAAGGCACCATCGGAGGAAGATGATCATTTGGATTCGGCTCCGATGGTTTAGCAGTGGTGCTTGGCATTGTCGGCACAAGTGCACGAGAAGCAGGAGAGCCGGAAGCCGCACGGGGCACTTTATGGTATCCAACCAGGTGACTGTATAAATCCCTGAAAACAAATGGAATATTTGGCACATGTTACTGAAACAAAATAGGTAGCCACGGTAATGTGGGCATGTGGTCAGTTGAAAACATGGATGCAGCAGTTGTACCAATACTCATTTGTCATGTTTTTCAAGCGCGTTATTAGCTTCTGATAGAGCTGGGACTTCTCAAAGTCCTGTTTGTCATGTGTGGGCTTGATGAAGTCTACTTCTAATACTCCAGCAACGCCTCTACCTTTGCTGCTTGCGCTACTCAAAACTCGGTGAAATGGCTGAAacatcatcattttttttcaattaagaTAAAATTCTAGGCCAAGATAACTAGAATGTGGTTGAGTGAAAACTAATGTGATGTTTAGGCCTATAAAGCATCTTCAAACACAGTGAATTAAAAAGGAATCAACAGCTCACCAATATAAGCCGATTCTTGTGGTAGATACTAAATCCATGTACGCTGATAGTCGGAGCACCATCTAGAAATCCTATGGTTGTAAGCACCTGGTCCTGAATTGAACAAAGTGGATGCAAAATGGCAAGGAATGTAATCAGAGAAAATAaacattaataaataaattgtaatGTATTCACCTTTACATGGTTACATTTTACAGAAGTGAATATGTAATGTGCATGTAACTCAGCAAAACGATATGTATGTGTTCAAGACAAACCTCATTTGTTCCAAAGACTTGGGGCTTATAGCTAATGCATTGGCTATATCTGAGATCAGATGCAACGTAATGATGCATAACTTCTTGTCCTCGGAGTATGATCTTGAAGTATCCAGGTAGTTGCAAATACAATATAGAAACATAGTCCTGAAAAATGCAAATTTAGAAACCAATTATATGGACTGGTATTGTAAAACTTTAACAATGTGATACTCGCCCTAAGAGAGTAGCGCAGCTGATTTGCCAAATGGCTTTCGTTCATTCTTTTTGTAACATTAGTTGTTTCTACTGGCTTTGGTGCACCACTGATCCGAATATCCTGAAATAAACAAACGAGGaaaggatggatggatcaacATGGAACATCTAAGCATATGCAAGATATTATGGAACACAGATGGGTAATGTTCGAATTTTTCGTACTAAATGTCTAAATGATATGCTTACACTAAGAGAGAAGATGTTGACAGAAGTGAAAGTAAACTTCAAAATTCtgcatttattttacaatttaaaattttaataaaattagtcATGCTTACCCCCACATTGGTGTCAAAATCAAGCTCCAgatcaccatcatcatctgACCACAAATTGAAGACTAAAATCTTTGTGCCATGAGGACCAATGTCACTAAACTGTTCCTCAATCATACAGTTCAAACACCATTAGCACACAATTGATTATAAATTACTAATGACTACTAAAACATATTTCtcatacaaaaaattttatgtctcatgaaaaagtatcttgagatacctCAATATACCTAATACCTATAGGTACCGAATTTCTACAGTAGATAATGTGGTACATCCCGGTACCTTTCTAAGGATGGTGGAATTGCTTCTCTCATACATTTCCATTACAATCATGcaatgaaacattaaaataACAAGCATATTGTTACACTTCTAGTATTGAAGTTTGTAGATTAGCCATGTTAacaaaaaatcttttttacAAGGAAGTGATATAAAATAGCATCTAGGCAATATGTCTAACATACGTTATGCATCAGTTGTTCTTCAGTTGCAAATGGGGACCATTTCAACAGAATAGAGAGATTCGAGGAAAACTGATCTGGACCAAGCCGGTGATAGGGTTTAGCTTCTCCTGTCGATAAATTGCACATGTAGTCCACCTGATGAAAGAAGAATGTCATCAGGACAATCAAccgtgtgtgtttttttcaaataaaatcagTTTGCCTAACATACCACAGGAACGATGACATCCTTTTGACCGGTTTCCGTCAAGAATGTGTAAGAAAGAAGACCAATGGATTGGGTAGGCTCGCTGAAAGAAACAATGGTTTCGAATTATTTGAACtgaaagaaattaaaaggCCATAACAAGTTGGTACTAGGAAGCAAATACAAGTGAGCCTGCCTGTTCTTCATGGAGCGACTGAAAACAATAACATCTGCCCCTAGCCGCATTGTGCTAGTTTTGAATCCATTGCCATCTGGCCAGAGCAATAGATGTCAATATATTAGACAACAATGTAAGCTTTATGGAGAAGATAAGAGGCAACTGAGTTAGTAATAACACTTACATTGACCTATTGAAGAGCCTGATTGTTTATCAGAAAATCCAAAGCTCATGCAACTTCTCAAGGAATCAGGATTCATGcctccaccatcatctttaTAATAATCAGCAAATGTGCACAAATTTAGTTTCATGTTTATAACATAAGATACTGTATTTTTtccaataaaatttaattccaGTGCAACATTAAGCACACACTCTGATTCATACGAACTCAACTAGAAAAGGACAAGGAGGTTCGGCAATTTTTTACTTGGGTCCATTATCTGGAAGTAATTTCAGTTAAGCAGTTATTTGGACACTTTGTCAGGATGTATATAAGACCATTTAATATTGCACAACAGAAGATTTTCACATATACCACGACAACATACATAAGATTGTCAAGGGTGACAGTAAGTTACTAGAAATCAGAACCTTGAACAAGCAAAGCTGGTGATCCGTCCCGGTTGTTAACGACTTTGTCCACTATAATCTTCTTAGCGCCATTTTTTATCTGTCCCAAAAATGCTCAATCAGATGTATATTCCTGGAGTATCAAATTTGCTGCATGCGTAGAAGGAACGCAAGAGAACACAAGCTGTTTGATCACCTC
This is a stretch of genomic DNA from Oryza brachyantha chromosome 1, ObraRS2, whole genome shotgun sequence. It encodes these proteins:
- the LOC102714606 gene encoding protein MICRORCHIDIA 6-like — its product is MNSMGTEEDTKPFVSPITSAPQCLRGFSTCQAPPLERVARRAAEHEQQGPCVLNQAATELPEECATGRSRSGESLEEGTSAAAPSRAAARISRRFWSAGEYEAAGGRSSPQPPPRNVQNRMCVHPKFLHSNATSHKWPFGAVAELLDNAVDEIKNGAKKIIVDKVVNNRDGSPALLVQDDGGGMNPDSLRSCMSFGFSDKQSGSSIGQYGNGFKTSTMRLGADVIVFSRSMKNSEPTQSIGLLSYTFLTETGQKDVIVPVVDYMCNLSTGEAKPYHRLGPDQFSSNLSILLKWSPFATEEQLMHNFSDIGPHGTKILVFNLWSDDDGDLELDFDTNVGDIRISGAPKPVETTNVTKRMNESHLANQLRYSLRDYVSILYLQLPGYFKIILRGQEVMHHYVASDLRYSQCISYKPQVFGTNEDQVLTTIGFLDGAPTISVHGFSIYHKNRLILPFHRVLSSASSKGRGVAGVLEVDFIKPTHDKQDFEKSQLYQKLITRLKNMTNEYWDLYSHLVGYHKVPRAASGSPASRALVPTMPSTTAKPSEPNPNDHLPPMVPSRPNSCDKPSNAIPIAFAPPASAPAGTNIAATRAPTVCSELDMQIIQGYQTRSPTVAACTDLADTRKRKMETPLQMDGPFKRQSTSDLAGNNSVDSSNEICQYMGERELNEFSYLKLEQNMLRQQCLELESTERDLLLKEHQLRLEIQQAEARYTGLLNEYISVAAVSTRK
- the LOC102710070 gene encoding uncharacterized protein LOC102710070, whose amino-acid sequence is MELATHDLAALGAAELARVSAAIPRAAPRTFALLTACLVFPLSFAVLAHSLFTHPILLRLQDGDGDYSSDSAQWLKLFAYQFLYLIFLFTFSLLSTAAAVFTVASLYAAKPASIASSLAALPPILPRLLRTFLWVFLLMLAYHLVFALTVLLLLIVFTPSLSPSSPPSLPFVLILVVVVFVFLAIHVYISALWHLASVISVLEPLCGLAAMKKSKQLLQGRTRTAAALVVSYFAACGVTAVLFRAAVVKRHGEEGSLGLSLPGRVLIGAVLVSVLVCVNLLGLLVQSVFYYACKAFHNQQIDRSALYEHLGGYLGEYVPLKSNIQMENLDA